A stretch of Cydia splendana chromosome 7, ilCydSple1.2, whole genome shotgun sequence DNA encodes these proteins:
- the LOC134792338 gene encoding uncharacterized protein LOC134792338, which yields MALPGSHKTNNKLRRDIMVATHQTTIIVEAKLQRLQRLACMATTGCTRTTLTATLEALLGLPPLHLFIQQEALAAAFVFDKKYKIQLHEEPHEGLNPRELRIFTDGSKTRSGTGAGVFSEELNIHISTPLGAHNTVFQAECMGIIMAAHAIASREVMDYPIRILSDSRSVLQALQSYTFTSGLIYECHKALSEVCTTNGVSLQWIKGHINSRGNDAADILARGGSELEVAGPEPILPLSYAWLRNMLRHSRRPRQAKEALPILNPNLSRRLRQLKRLQLRLIAETMTGHASFNKHLLTLRVTDSPLCRACMEAEETAAHVILECPGVAEYRAQLLGSPGSLPEVVGNVKGLLGFLVELGWQE from the exons ATGGCTTTACCAGGCAGTCATAAGACCAATAATAAGCTACGGCGCGATATTATGGTGGCCACGCACCAAACTACCATCATAGTAGAGGCTAAACTACAACGACTCCAGAGGTTGGCATGTATGGCGACAACGGGCTGCACGAGGACAACACTAACCGCAACCCTGGAAGCCTTACTGGGCCTGCCGCCGCTGCACCTCTTTATACAACAGGAAGCGCTAGCTGCGGCG TTCGTCTTCGAcaagaaatacaaaatacaattacacGAAGAACCCCATGAAGGACTCAACCCAAGAgagctgagaatcttcacgGACGGATCAAAGACAAGGTCAGGCACTGGCGCTGGGGTTTTCTCAGAGGAGCTAAACATACACATCTCGACACCACTTGGTGCCCATAACACAGTCTTCCAGGCGGAATGTATGGGCATCATAATGGCAGCACACGCAATCGCCTCAAGGGAAGTAATGGACTACCCCATCCGCATACTCTCTGATAGTCGATCAGTACTACAAGCTCTACAAAGTTATACTTTCACTTCAGGGCTAATCTACGAATGTCATAAAGCTCTGTCAGAGGTATGTACCACCAATGGCGTATCTCTGCAGTGGATCAAAGGACACATCAACTCACGAGGTAACGATGCAGCCGACATCTTGGCGAGAGGAGGCTCGGAACTGGAGGTGGCAGGACCTGAGCCAATCCTACCTCTGTCATATGCCTGGCTCCGGAACATGCTGCGACACAGTAGGCGACCAAG GCAGGCGAAGGAAGCCCTCCCGATACTCAACCCCAATCTGTCGCGGAGGCTGCGACAGCTGAAGAGACTACAGCTCCGGCTTATAGCTGAGACCATGACTGGCCACGCCTCATTTAACAAGCACCTATTAACCCTACGTGTTACAGATAGCCCTCTCTGCAGAGCatgcatggaggcagaggagacagcCGCCCACGTCATTCTCGAATGCCCAGGGGTGGCAGAATACCGGGCACAACTCCTCGGCTCGccggggtctctcccagaagtcgtcggcaacgtcaagggtctgctaggcttcttggtagagttgggttggcaagaatag